A single genomic interval of Littorina saxatilis isolate snail1 linkage group LG17, US_GU_Lsax_2.0, whole genome shotgun sequence harbors:
- the LOC138952724 gene encoding uncharacterized protein — MRRVCAGARARTGYIVTGVSALALLLLVMSSQSPSHQRGASHLNDVITWPFHRLFSQDLILPARDNVSGNLKYEGEDELSQILTNRLSEFSTDTENLTRLPCKDVKEPDLECFDSTCNAKFASSPRDRMRQILATRLQIPAHYMHAMTSSTRNIASHKYAFVTAGSSNHYYEMQGLIQSLHQHVFPHLSNFTFVLYDLGLTPFERYVTEKNCGCTVLDFPFSEMPSFMRHLTCYAWKPVAVGSLMDKAEYLVWMDACIRWNTSTTSTSLDTLFQRCRQRGHQCINDSGSIAVRTVQSMTNFYGDQQCLYSPFGEMLSGFEMFYMDRFTKEVILEPWISCAFDQRCMCVKDFFWQFHCTGAPPRQYGRCHRFDQSSLGIIYSKILLDNRPIIYLPPTYVRVAREEKVDWFEPRKSSVVVDTLGVCLAVNLLCVLVIVGLMRCCRGCTLCGLCELTLGFGVKVVVAELMVSVCFLWAFV, encoded by the exons ATGAGGCGTGTGTGCGCTGGTGCAAGGGCGCGAACAG GCTATATCGTGACCGGTGTCTCTGCGCTCGCTCTGCTTCTTCTTGTGATGTCCAGTCAGTCCCCTAGTCACCAGCGCGGAGCGTCACACCTCAATGACGTCATCACCTGGCCTTTTCATCGGCTCTTCTCGCAGGATCTTATATTGCCAG CAAGGGACAATGTATCCGGCAATTTGAAATACGAAGGCGAAGATGAGTTATCCCAGATTTTGACAAACAGATTGTCAG AGTTTTCAACCGATACGGAAAACCTGACACGTCTTCCCTGCAAAGACGTCAAAGAACCAG ATCTAGAATGTTTTGATTCGACATGCAACGCAAAGTTCGCCTCCTCGCCAAGAGACAGAATGCGCCAAATTCTCGCCACCCGCCTCCAAATCCCGGCCCACTACATGCatgcaatgacgtcatcaacgagGAACATTGCGTCACATAAGTACGCTTTCGTCACTGCGGGTTCCAGCAACCATTACTATGAAATGCAGGGTCTGATACAGAGTCTGCACCAACACGTCTTCCCCCATCTCTCCAACTTCACCTTCGTCTTGTACGATCTTGGTCTTACTCCTTTTGAACGTTATGTG ACAGAGAAGAACTGTGGATGCACGGTGTTGGATTTCCCGTTCTCTGAGATGCCTTCCTTCATGCGACACCTGACCTGCTATGCCTGGAAACCTGTCGCTGTTGGG TCTCTGATGGACAAAGCTGAGTATCTGGTGTGGATGGACGCCTGTATTCGATGGAACACGTCCACTACCTCAACCTCTCTGGACACTCTCTTCCAACGGTGCCGGCAGCGAGGTCACCAGTGTATCAACGACTCGGGGTCTATTGCGGTCCGGACTGTCCAGTCCATGACGAACTTCTACGGTGACCAGCAGTGCCTCTATTCGCCCTTTGGAGAGATGCTGAGCGGCTTTGAGATGTTTTACATggaccg ATTTACGAAGGAGGTCATCCTGGAACCGTGGATTTCCTGCGCCTTTGATCAGCGCTGTATGTGTGTCAAGGATTTCTTCTGGCAGTTCCACTGTACGGGCGCGCCCCCTCGGCAGTACGGGCGCTGTCACCGCTTTGACCAGTCCTCCCTCGGTATCATCTACTCCAAAATTTTGTTGGACAATCGACCGATTATCTATTTGCCTCCCACGTATGTCCGAGTGGCTAGAGAAGAAAAAGTGGACTGGTTCGAACCCCGGAAGAGCTCCGTGGTTGTAGATACACTCGGGGTGTGTTTGGCCGTGaacttgttgtgtgtgttagtgatcGTGGGACTGATGCGTTGTTGTCGTGGTTGTACTTTGTGTGGTCTCTGTGAGCTTACGTTAGGATTTGGTGTGAAGGTGGTCGTAGCAGAATTgatggtgagtgtgtgtttccTATGGGCGTTCGTGTGA